The window ACTCGGTACCCCTCATCCTCGCCTGAACGCAATTGCGTACGGGCTGGAGGAGCGGCCCCTTGGCCGCGTCTCGAAGGACGAGGGGATGTTCATCCTCATGGTTCGAGACGGCGCAAGTGCGCCTCCTCACCATGAGGGCCGATGGTGCATTCTGAAACAAGAATACCGAGGACATCGCCCATGAAGCCTGAACCGATTTTCGATCTCGCCCATCTCGGCCATATGGAAATGCTGACGCCGAAGCCTGACGAGAGTCTGAAGTTCTTCGTCGACGTGATGGGCATGACGGTGAGCGGCCGCCAGGGCGAGTCGGTCTATCTGCGCGGCTGGGACGACTATGAGCGCTATTCGCTGAAGCTGACGGCGTCGAACACCTCGGGCATGGAGCACATGGCGCTGCGCGCGCGTAGCCCGCAGGCGCTGGAGCGCCGCGTCGCCGCGCTGAAGGGCTCGGAGTTCGCGATCGGCTGGACCGACGGCGATCTCGGCCACGGCCCGGCCTATCGCTGCAGGGATCCCGATGGCCATATCGTCGAGCTGTATTACGAGACCGAATGGTACGAAGCGCCGCCGGAACTCAAGCCCGCGCTGAAAAATCAGGCGCAACGCTTTCCCGCGCGCGGCATCAATGTGCGCCGGCTCGATCACCTCAATTGCCTCGCTGTCGATATCAAGGCCAACCGGATTTTCTTCGAGGAGTATCTGGGCCTGCGGCTGACCGAACAGATTGTGCTCAATGACGGCACCGAGGCGGCGATGTGGATGACCATGTCGAACAAGAGCTATGACTTCGCCTATTCGCGCGATCACTCCGGCACCCACGGCCGCTTTCATCACGTCACCTACGCGCTCGACAGCCGCGAGGACGTGCTGCGCGCCGCCGATATCTTTCTGGAGAATGGCGTCTACATCGAGACCGGCCCGCACAAGCACGCGATCCAGCAGACCTTCTTCCTCTATGTCTACGAGCCCGGCGGCAACCGGGTCGAAGTCGCCAATGCCGGCGCGCGGCTCATTCTGGCGCCAGACTGGAAGCCGATCGTCTGGAGCGAGGACGAGCGCAAGAAGGGCCAGGCCTGGGGCCTGAAGACCATCGAATCCTTCCACACTCACGGCACCCCGCCGGTGGAGGACTAGCCCCGCTCGCCGCATCCTCTGGTACGCATCTTGCTTTGTCCGTGTCGGGTTATTTTGGACACGGGGGCGAGCATGACCAATTCCGAGTTGCGGGCCGACATTCACAGCATTGAGCCGATTCCGGATGCCGACCGGGATTCCACCGGGCCGCAGCAGATGTGGATCTGGGCCGGGGCGAACATCGCGCCGGTGAACTGGGCACTCGGCGCGCTCGGCATCATCCTCAAACTCGGCCTGTGGGAGACCATTGCCGTCATCGTCATCGGCAACCTGTTCGGCTGCGCGATCTTCGGCGCCTTCACGGTGATGGGCCACAAGACCGGCGTCAACCAGATGGTGCTGAGCCGCTCGGCCTTTGGCCGCCGCGGTGCCTATCTGCCGAGCCTGCTGATGTTCCTGATGACGCTGGGCTGGATCGGCGTGAACACCTATTTCCCGGTCAAGATCTCCATGGCCATTCTCGGCCAGTTCGGCATTGCCGATACCTGGATCGCTAATTTCATCGTCATCACCATCGTCATGGTGCTGCAGGTGGTGATCGGCATCTACGGCTTCTATGCGATCCGCACCTTCGAGAAATATACCGTGCCGGCCACCGTGGCCATCATGGTGCTGATGAGCGTGCTGGCCTGGAGCCAGCCCGGGGTCGTCAACTGGAATCTGAAGAGCTCATTGCCGCCTGGCGCGCATCTGGCGATGCTGTCGCTGCTGACGACCGCGGTCGGCGTCGGCTGGGGAATTTCCTGGGTCACCTGGGCCTCGGACTATTCGCGCTTCGTGCCGCGCAGCGCGTCGTCGAAATCCGTGTTTTGGTACAGCTATATCGGCATGTTCGTGCCGACGGTGTGGCTTGCCGTCCTCGGTGCCACCATCGCGTCCGTCACGCTCGACGCCGATCCGGCCAAGATGGTCAGCGCCGTGTTCGGCGGCGCGGCTGCCATTCTGGTGCTGCTGATGGTGCTGCATGGCCCGATCGCCAGCAATATCCTCAACGTCTATTCGGCGGCGCTGGCGGCATTGAGCATGGGTCTCAAGCTGTCGCGAACGGCGCTGGCGCTGATCGTCGGCATAGCCGGCTATCTCGTCACGATCTACTTCATCGCCGCGCCGTCATTCGCGAAAGCCTTCGACAACTGGCTGATCAGTCTGCTGCTGTGGATGAGCCCCTATGCTGGCGTCGTCATGGCCGACTTCTTCATCAAGCGGAAAGGCCAGATCGACGTCGCCGAGCTCTACAAGTCGCCCGAGGCCAGCGCCTATGGCGACATCAACTGGGCCGGCACGATCGCGTTCCTTGTCGGACTCGTTGCCGGCTGGTCGGTGCAGGACGGCCTGGTGCCGGCGCTGCAGGGGCCGATCTCGATCAACTTCCTGGGCGGCGCGGATCTGAGCTGGCTGGCGGGGATCGTGGTCGCCGGCGGCGTATATCTGGCGCTCGACAAGTTCACCGCAACGGCACCGGCCGCGGTGCCAGCGGCGGAGTAGGCTACGGGTGATGCGGCGGTCGCGCGCTCTGCGCGCGGCCCGTGGAGGCTGGTCGTCGTCATTCGCTGGCGCGACCGCGAACGATGCTCAACAGAAGCGAAATGGCTTCCCCACGCTGCGCGCGGGGGCCACAGGCGAGGCGCGCCGGATGTGCAGCTCCACCAGCGTTCAATCAACGCTGCTCGGCTCTTGCTACGCTCCAAAGAAGCGCAGTGAGGCAACCAAACAACAAGATGGCGCCCCCCACCAACGGCACGTCGGGCATCAGCGCTGCCACTACGCCGGCGAAGACGACGACCGCGACGATCGCAATTGCAAGGGCGTCGTCGTCCACGAAAAGCCCGATCAGTTCGCGCAGCGCATTGGCCAGTATGGTCACGACAAAACCTCCGCCTTCGGGCGGCGTGCCAGCACGACTGCCGCGCCGCTGACAGCCAGAAACATCGCTGCAAATCCGACGATGGCCAGATCCGAGCCCGGCCAGGCCACTCCGAGACCTTCGCCGGTCCAAAAGACACCAAACGCGGACAGCATGATGCCGACGGCGAATTTGAGCGTGTTTTCCGGAACCCGCGCCAACGGCCGATGCACGATCAAGCCGACCGCAGCGACCGCCAGACATGCCGCAACAGCGCCGACGCTCGCGGGAATGAGCATTCCGTGGCCGCTACCTAGCGCAATCACGATGAACACGACTTCAAGCCCTTCGAGAAGTACCGCCTTGAAGGTCGTCAGCGCCGCAACCCAATCGAGCCGGGCCTCGTTGCGGCTGGCCTGCTCGCGCAGTTCTGCGGTCTCGGCCGCAAACGCCGTCGCTTCATCATGGAGCGGGATGACGCCCGCCGCGCGCAGGATCGCCTTTCGCAGCCACCGCATGCCGAACAGTAACAGCAGAACTCCAATGACGAGCTGCAGCAGCCGCAGCGGCACATGATCGAGCAGCGGGCCGAGCGCCACGACGATGAGCGCCAGCACGATCAGGCCGGCGAGGCTACCAAGCCCGGCTGGCCGCCAGCCGCGAACGATGGCGACGGCCAGCACGATCGTCAGAGCCTCAACCGCCTCAACCAGCGAGGCCAGGAACGCGGCCGTCATTACCGGCCAGACGAGGGCCAGACTACCCATGGCGCAATACCCCCGTTGTGAGGGGCGGACAATTTTCAAGCTCGCTCGTCATCCGCATATTCTTCCTGACTCTGGTCACGGGAATGCAACGCCCTTTTTCAAAGACCTATTGCCGACTCGTCGGCCGATAGCCGTCCGTAAGCGTCTGCATGAAGCTCACAAGCGCGTCTTCCTCGGCGTCCGAAAGGTCCAAATGTCCGACCCGGCTCGTGTTCATATTGTCGGTTGACTCGGGCGCAGGCCAACAAGTCGTGCCTTCGCCGGCGTCGCCCGGCTGGCAGCGCGGCAGCACGTCACGCGTATTGTAGAAATGCACGATCGCCTTCAGGCTGGTGAAATATCCGTTGTGGCCGTAGGCCTTCACGAAGCCTGGATAGGGTCGCTTGTCGACATTGCGCAAGGTCGGCACCTGCATTCGCGCCTGGTTGGCTGGCGCAAGCTTGACCCATCGCGCATCCACAGCCGAGGGCTGGCTCAGCACATGGCCGCCGCGGAGAAACGTGCCGACGCCGCCATCGACGAATGACGACCCTTGCGGATTGGCCTGATAGCCCAAGGCGTCGGGCCGGTCTTCGCGGTAGTAAGGAAGCCGCCGGTTGGCCGGCGTCCCAATATTGCTTGAGGTAAAGTCGGTGAACAGCGGATCCTCGCCTGGCCCGCCGTCGCGGTGGCATGTATTGCATTGCGCCTTGCCGCGGAAGAGATCGTAGCCGGATTTCTCCTGCGCCGTGAATTGCGCCTGGTTCGCAAGCACGGCATCGAATTTGGACGCAAACGCGGTGACTTCGGCGGAAGCCTCATAGCCGGCGATGGATTGCGCCATCTGGTCAAAGGTGGTGTTGACCCGGCCGCGATCGAGGCGGTCGAGATGAACCGGCAATTCGTCGCCGGTGGACGGTGGCCCGGGGCGGGCGCAGACCTGCTCCACGTCGTTCGGCCATTCGACCGCGAATGCCTGCGGGCCCCACATGCTCTCGAACAGCGCGCGATAGGGGCGCTGCGAAGCGCGATAAACTGCGCAGGCCACATCGGGCAGGCCCATTTCCACCGGGTTGGTGGGCGGCCCCTCTGCCTGCTCAGCGGCAGGATTCCCGAGTCGGCGGCCGGTCGCGCGCATGTCCCAGAAATTACCGCCGACAAGATCGCCCTGCGCGGAATTGAAATGCAACACCGGCGAGAGCGGCGCGTAGGCATGCGACTGTGGCTTGCGATTGCTGAAGCGGGTTCGCACCGATCCGGGATAGGAGCCGGTGGTCCGGTTCAGCTCCGATACCGGGCCCGTAAAGCCGGTCTCGGGCATATGGCAGAACGCACAGGCTTCATTGCGGTTTACCGAGAGCTGCTTGTCATACAGCATCAGCTTGCCGAGCAACTCGATTTGCTGGACCTGATTATCCGGCGGCTCGGCAAGGCGCTCGATCGTTCCCGCCTCGATCTTGTCGATCTCGGCCTCGACTTGCGCGATCTCCTGCAAAACCTGCGGCGAGAGCGTTGTAGCGGCTTCCTCCGCGCGCGGCGCATCTGCTCCCATGGCAACGACGATCATGATCGCTGCAAACGACAAGACCGGATGCGACGTGGCGCGCACGCATGGATCAGTAAATCGCATGGGAGGCTCCTTTGCCGGAACCGGCGTTTCGATGGGTGACGGGCTCGCGGCTGTCCCGCTTCGACATCGGTCAACAGGGCTCCACGAAGAGAGCTAGGCGATCTTGCTGTCTGGACCATGTCGAAAAGTATGCGCTTGCCGTTAAAAGCAATATTCCGACCATTCCCACGAGAATTTGAACCCCAAGTGAGTTCAGGCTTAGTTCGATCGCAGCATGGGCGCAAAACGACAGGACGATGCCGATGCAAAAGACCTGAAGCGAGTTCCGGCCACACGTGATCAGCGGCGCCAGCGCGCGCCATTGCAGAACGGGCGAATCCACCCGCAGAAACCGCGTGATGACAATCGCCAGGGCAATTAGGTGCATGACCCGGTAGGGCGCGAGATTCGTCTTATCGTTGGGATCGAACGGCTCCAGGATCCACTGAGGAAGCGGACTGGCAAGGTCGGGTGCGTGAATTGCCATCGTCACCACGCAAGCAAAGGCAAGATAAGCGATCGCGAGCCAGAACACAGTCCTTGTTCGGATGATCGATTGAAGGGCCTGAGCGCCGCCGAGGGCGATCCAGGCGCCCAGGAAAAACAGGAATTGCCATGTGAACGGATTGAAATACCAGAAGCCCGCTGGAGAGGCTGCGAGATTCCACCCAAAATGCCTTCCAGCAAGATACACGATCATCGAACCAATCAATATCAGCGTCGGTGTGCGAACCATCAACCACAGGGCCGGAGCAAACGTTCCCAACAACAGAATATAGAGCGGAAGCACGTCCAGATTGACGGGCCGATATCTCAAAGCCAGGGCCTGGATAAATTCCCGGAACGGCATACCCATGAAAACAGCGATGTTGAACTGGTTCAGATCATCCGAATCATGAAGTTCTCGCGAGACCCACGCGATAAGAGCGATATAGACGGCAACCACACATATGTGCGCGGCATAGAGTTGGAAAGCGCGCCTTGCCAGCTTCGAGGCCGCCGCAACGTAGCCCCGCTCGATCATCACTCTTCCGAAAGCGAACGCGGCGGTGTAGCCGGATATGAACACAAACAGATCAGCCGCATCGCTAAAACCATAATTCCTGGTTGTGAGCGAACTCAGTACCTCGTGCGGGATGTGATCCAGAAAGATCGCCCAATTCGCCAGGCCGCGGAACAGGTCCAGCCTGACGTCCCGACCGGCGAAAGCAAGATCTGCGCGAGCCAGCATGGCGTGCACCTCATTGCCGGGTTGTCGACGAAGACGACACAGGGCTGGCGGCCTGCGATGCTGCCGCCGCTACGCGAACGGTGTCGCCGGTCGCCAAGGTTTCCGGGGGGCTATTGATGATCCGATCGGATGGTGACAAGCCGGCCAGGACCTCCACGCTGTCACCGAGATCGCGACCCAGTTGCACGCTCTTGAGGACGACCTTGTCATGACTGTCGAGGGTTGCGACCTGCGTGCCCTGATTGCCGGTGACGAGCGCGGTCGATGGAACCTTCACCAGATTCGCCTCGGTCGGAATCTCGAAGTGCACATTGCAGTAGCTGCCGCCGAAGAATTTTCCGGCTGCATTGTCGGCCTGCAGTTCGACCTGCATGCTGTGCGAAGTTGGGTTTATGGCCTTGGAGATATGCGAGAGCGTCGCATCGAATTGCACGCCCGGGTATTGCGGCATTTCGAACGTCGCCTTCACGCCGGGGGCAAGCCCGGCCGAGAACGATTGCGGCACCTGCACGTAGATGCGAACCCGATGCAAGTCGGACACCTCGAACAGCGGCTGCCCGGAGCCTCCCGAGTTGATCAGCATTCCGAGCTCGACGTTCCGGGCGGTCACGACGCCATCGAAGGGCGCGGAGAGCGTCTTGAACGATTGCATCGCCTCGAGCTGCCGGACGTTGGCCTCGTTGGCGTCGACGACGGCCTCTTTTGCAGTCGCGTCTGCTGCGGTCTGGTCCGCAAGCTGCTGGGCGACGATCTGCTTTTGCACCAGAATATTATTGCGGTTGGCGGTCAGCGTCGCAATTTGCTCGTTGGCCTTGACACTCGCCAGCGTCGCTTTCGCCTGGCTAAGCTGCTGGTCGAGATCGGGAGCATCGATGCTGGCCAGCACCTGTCCGGCCTTCACCGGCGACCCGATGTCGTGGTCCCAGCTTTTTACGTAACCATTCACGCGCGCGAAGATTGCCGCTCTGTTGAACGGTTGGATATTGCCCGGCAACGTCAGCGCTTGATGCGAAGCGCCGGGAATGAGTTGGGCGAGGGCAACGGTCGGGATTGCCTGCGTGTTGGTCCAGTCCATCACTTCCTGCTT is drawn from Nitrobacteraceae bacterium AZCC 2146 and contains these coding sequences:
- a CDS encoding catechol 2,3-dioxygenase (product_source=KO:K00446; cath_funfam=3.10.180.10; cog=COG0346; ko=KO:K00446; pfam=PF00903; superfamily=54593; tigrfam=TIGR03211) is translated as MKPEPIFDLAHLGHMEMLTPKPDESLKFFVDVMGMTVSGRQGESVYLRGWDDYERYSLKLTASNTSGMEHMALRARSPQALERRVAALKGSEFAIGWTDGDLGHGPAYRCRDPDGHIVELYYETEWYEAPPELKPALKNQAQRFPARGINVRRLDHLNCLAVDIKANRIFFEEYLGLRLTEQIVLNDGTEAAMWMTMSNKSYDFAYSRDHSGTHGRFHHVTYALDSREDVLRAADIFLENGVYIETGPHKHAIQQTFFLYVYEPGGNRVEVANAGARLILAPDWKPIVWSEDERKKGQAWGLKTIESFHTHGTPPVED
- a CDS encoding RND family efflux transporter MFP subunit (product_source=TIGR01730; cath_funfam=2.40.50.100; cog=COG0845; pfam=PF16576; superfamily=111369; tigrfam=TIGR01730; transmembrane_helix_parts=Inside_1_12,TMhelix_13_35,Outside_36_397) is translated as MPSEDIKAPGRRSLLTAATAAVLLAALVVGHGFVGRAQSKQEVMDWTNTQAIPTVALAQLIPGASHQALTLPGNIQPFNRAAIFARVNGYVKSWDHDIGSPVKAGQVLASIDAPDLDQQLSQAKATLASVKANEQIATLTANRNNILVQKQIVAQQLADQTAADATAKEAVVDANEANVRQLEAMQSFKTLSAPFDGVVTARNVELGMLINSGGSGQPLFEVSDLHRVRIYVQVPQSFSAGLAPGVKATFEMPQYPGVQFDATLSHISKAINPTSHSMQVELQADNAAGKFFGGSYCNVHFEIPTEANLVKVPSTALVTGNQGTQVATLDSHDKVVLKSVQLGRDLGDSVEVLAGLSPSDRIINSPPETLATGDTVRVAAAASQAASPVSSSSTTRQ
- a CDS encoding cytochrome c peroxidase (product_source=KO:K00428; cath_funfam=1.10.760.10; cog=COG1858; ko=KO:K00428; pfam=PF03150; superfamily=46626) codes for the protein MRFTDPCVRATSHPVLSFAAIMIVVAMGADAPRAEEAATTLSPQVLQEIAQVEAEIDKIEAGTIERLAEPPDNQVQQIELLGKLMLYDKQLSVNRNEACAFCHMPETGFTGPVSELNRTTGSYPGSVRTRFSNRKPQSHAYAPLSPVLHFNSAQGDLVGGNFWDMRATGRRLGNPAAEQAEGPPTNPVEMGLPDVACAVYRASQRPYRALFESMWGPQAFAVEWPNDVEQVCARPGPPSTGDELPVHLDRLDRGRVNTTFDQMAQSIAGYEASAEVTAFASKFDAVLANQAQFTAQEKSGYDLFRGKAQCNTCHRDGGPGEDPLFTDFTSSNIGTPANRRLPYYREDRPDALGYQANPQGSSFVDGGVGTFLRGGHVLSQPSAVDARWVKLAPANQARMQVPTLRNVDKRPYPGFVKAYGHNGYFTSLKAIVHFYNTRDVLPRCQPGDAGEGTTCWPAPESTDNMNTSRVGHLDLSDAEEDALVSFMQTLTDGYRPTSRQ
- a CDS encoding NCS1 nucleoside transporter family (product_source=TIGR00800; cog=COG1457; pfam=PF02133; superfamily=103451; tigrfam=TIGR00800; transmembrane_helix_parts=Inside_1_28,TMhelix_29_51,Outside_52_55,TMhelix_56_78,Inside_79_98,TMhelix_99_121,Outside_122_140,TMhelix_141_163,Inside_164_169,TMhelix_170_192,Outside_193_206,TMhelix_207_229,Inside_230_249,TMhelix_250_272,Outside_273_286,TMhelix_287_309,Inside_310_321,TMhelix_322_344,Outside_345_353,TMhelix_354_376,Inside_377_395,TMhelix_396_418,Outside_419_432,TMhelix_433_455,Inside_456_470), whose translation is MTNSELRADIHSIEPIPDADRDSTGPQQMWIWAGANIAPVNWALGALGIILKLGLWETIAVIVIGNLFGCAIFGAFTVMGHKTGVNQMVLSRSAFGRRGAYLPSLLMFLMTLGWIGVNTYFPVKISMAILGQFGIADTWIANFIVITIVMVLQVVIGIYGFYAIRTFEKYTVPATVAIMVLMSVLAWSQPGVVNWNLKSSLPPGAHLAMLSLLTTAVGVGWGISWVTWASDYSRFVPRSASSKSVFWYSYIGMFVPTVWLAVLGATIASVTLDADPAKMVSAVFGGAAAILVLLMVLHGPIASNILNVYSAALAALSMGLKLSRTALALIVGIAGYLVTIYFIAAPSFAKAFDNWLISLLLWMSPYAGVVMADFFIKRKGQIDVAELYKSPEASAYGDINWAGTIAFLVGLVAGWSVQDGLVPALQGPISINFLGGADLSWLAGIVVAGGVYLALDKFTATAPAAVPAAE
- a CDS encoding hypothetical protein (product_source=COG4645; cog=COG4645; pfam=PF10129; transmembrane_helix_parts=Outside_1_49,TMhelix_50_69,Inside_70_88,TMhelix_89_108,Outside_109_147,TMhelix_148_167,Inside_168_171,TMhelix_172_189,Outside_190_203,TMhelix_204_221,Inside_222_233,TMhelix_234_256,Outside_257_275,TMhelix_276_295,Inside_296_315,TMhelix_316_338,Outside_339_342,TMhelix_343_365,Inside_366_379), producing the protein MLARADLAFAGRDVRLDLFRGLANWAIFLDHIPHEVLSSLTTRNYGFSDAADLFVFISGYTAAFAFGRVMIERGYVAAASKLARRAFQLYAAHICVVAVYIALIAWVSRELHDSDDLNQFNIAVFMGMPFREFIQALALRYRPVNLDVLPLYILLLGTFAPALWLMVRTPTLILIGSMIVYLAGRHFGWNLAASPAGFWYFNPFTWQFLFFLGAWIALGGAQALQSIIRTRTVFWLAIAYLAFACVVTMAIHAPDLASPLPQWILEPFDPNDKTNLAPYRVMHLIALAIVITRFLRVDSPVLQWRALAPLITCGRNSLQVFCIGIVLSFCAHAAIELSLNSLGVQILVGMVGILLLTASAYFSTWSRQQDRLALFVEPC
- a CDS encoding putative membrane protein (product_source=COG4280; cog=COG4280; ko=KO:K23541; pfam=PF01169; transmembrane_helix_parts=Outside_1_9,TMhelix_10_32,Inside_33_40,TMhelix_41_63,Outside_64_67,TMhelix_68_87,Inside_88_126,TMhelix_127_149,Outside_150_158,TMhelix_159_181,Inside_182_192,TMhelix_193_215,Outside_216_219,TMhelix_220_239,Inside_240_249); this translates as MGSLALVWPVMTAAFLASLVEAVEALTIVLAVAIVRGWRPAGLGSLAGLIVLALIVVALGPLLDHVPLRLLQLVIGVLLLLFGMRWLRKAILRAAGVIPLHDEATAFAAETAELREQASRNEARLDWVAALTTFKAVLLEGLEVVFIVIALGSGHGMLIPASVGAVAACLAVAAVGLIVHRPLARVPENTLKFAVGIMLSAFGVFWTGEGLGVAWPGSDLAIVGFAAMFLAVSGAAVVLARRPKAEVLS
- a CDS encoding hypothetical protein (product_source=Hypo-rule applied; superfamily=82866; transmembrane_helix_parts=Inside_1_19,TMhelix_20_39,Outside_40_43,TMhelix_44_63,Inside_64_68), which codes for MTILANALRELIGLFVDDDALAIAIVAVVVFAGVVAALMPDVPLVGGAILLFGCLTALLWSVARAEQR